CACGCGGTCGATGGCGATCTGCTCGACCACGTCGACGTGCTCGCAGCCGCCGTAGTAGCGGCGGCCCGGGTAGCCCTCGGCGTACTTGTTGGTGAGCACCGAGCCCTGCGCGGCCATCACGGCCACCGGGGCGAAGTTCTCAGAGGCGATCATCTCCAGCGTCGACTGCTGGCGCCGGAGCTCGGCGTCCACGGCGGCGGCGACGTCCGGGTCCACCTCGTGGAGAGGTATGTCGAGAAGCGAGTGAGGCGAGTGAAGCGACATCACGGTCCCTAAGCGGTTGTCCGGGCATTTCCCGTCTGAGCGGCCCGCCGGACGGCCCGGCGGCGGTGCGCGGGCGCCCGGCGGCGGTGCGGGGCGCCCCGGCAGCGGTGGCGGTGGGTCAGCCGGCCGAGAACTCGGTGTACTCGTCGGCGGAGAGCAGGTCGTCCGGCTCTCCGCTCACGCGCACCTTGAACAGCCAGCCGCCCTCGAACGGCGCGGAGTTCACCAGCGAGGGGTCGTCGACCACGTCGTCGTTGACCTCGGTGACCTCGCCGCTGATCGGCGAATACAGATCGCTGACGGACTTGGTCGACTCCAGCTCTCCGCAGGCCTCGCCCGCGCTGACCGAGGAGCCGACCTCGGGGAGCTGGGCGTAGACGACGTCGCCGAGCGCGTTGGCCGCGAACTCGGTGATGCCGATCGTCGCCACACCGTCCTCGGTGGGCGACACCCACTCGTGCTCCTTGCTGTAGCGAAGCTGCTCGGGGTTGCTCATGTGGTGAATTCTCCTGTACGCGGGGGAGTGCTTGTGAACGGACCGTCTTGCGATGCGAGACGGAGCGGATGGACCCGGCCATGATCGCGCCGGGCGGGGGCGCGGCCCGCGGCGGACACGGGCCCACGGGGGCGTGAGGGGTGCAGCTCTGCGCCCCGGATCACTTCTTCCGCTGGTAGAACGGCAGGGCCACCACCTCGTAGGGCTCGCGGGCGCCGCGGACGTCCACGGCCACGCCCGGCGTGCCCGGAGCCGCACGGTCCGCGTCGACGTAGGCCATCGCGATCGGCCTGCCCAGCGTCGGCGACGGGGCGCCCGAGGTGACCTCGCCGATCACCGTACCGTCCGCGGCCGCCACCACGGCGTACCCCGCGCGGGGCACCCTGCGGCCCTCGGCGACCAGGCCGACCAGCCGGCGCGGCGGGGCGCTCTCAGCGCGCCGGGCGGCCGCTTCGAGCGCCTCGCGCCCGACGAAGTCACCCTGCTTGTCGAACTTCACCACCCGGCCGAGGCCCGCGTCGAACGGCGTGAGCCGCGTGCTCAGCTCGTTCCCGTACAGCGGCATGCCCGCCTCCAGGCGCAGCGTGTCGCGGCACGACAGCCCGCACGGCACCAGGCCCGCGCCGGCGCCCGCCTCGGTCAGCGCCGCCCACAGCCGCTCGGCGTCGGCGGGCGCCACGAACAGCTCGAAGCCGTCCTCGCCGGTGTACCCCGTACGGGCGATGAGCGCGGGAACGCCCGCGACGGTGCCGGGCGCGCCCGTGTAGTACTTCAGCCCGTCCAGATCGACGTCCGTGAGCGGGGCGAGGATGCCGGGGGAGGCGGGGCCCTGGACGGCGAGCAGGGCGTAGGCGTCGCGGTCGTCGCGCACGGCCGCGTCGAACTCGGCGGCACGCTCGGTGAGCGCGGCGAGGACGGTCTCGGCGTTGGCGGCGTTGGCGACGACCAGGTACTCGGGCGCGGCCTGCCCCGGACCGGCCGCCTGCGACGGAGTGCCCGGCCGGCCCCCGTCGAGCCGGTAGACGATCAGGTCGTCGAGGATGCCGCCGTCCGCCCGGCAGATCATCGTGTACCGCGCGCGGCTCGGCTTCAGGGCGCCGATGTTGCCGACCAGCGCGTGGTCCAGCAGGGCGGCGGCGCCGGGCCCGGTGACGGTGAGCTCGCCCATGTGCGAGAGGTCGAAGAGGCCGGCCGCGGTCCGTACGGCCTGGTGCTCCTCGCGCTCGCTGCCGTACCGCAGAGGCATGTCCCAGCCCGCGAAGTCGGTCATGGTGGCGCCGAGCGAGCGGTGCACCGCGTCGAGGGCGGTGCGGCGGGGCTGGGCGGCGTCGTGCGGCATGAGGGCTCCCGGGTCGGATCAGAGGGTTGCGAGGAAGGACGGGCACGGACGAACGGTGCCGTTCCTCCCCCTCTGTCATCGGAACCTGAGAGGTTCGCCGAGAGCCCGTCTCACGAGGAGACGTCCGGGCGTCCGGGCTTGCACCTTGGGTGGGA
The nucleotide sequence above comes from Streptomyces sp. TS71-3. Encoded proteins:
- the gcvT gene encoding glycine cleavage system aminomethyltransferase GcvT; translated protein: MPHDAAQPRRTALDAVHRSLGATMTDFAGWDMPLRYGSEREEHQAVRTAAGLFDLSHMGELTVTGPGAAALLDHALVGNIGALKPSRARYTMICRADGGILDDLIVYRLDGGRPGTPSQAAGPGQAAPEYLVVANAANAETVLAALTERAAEFDAAVRDDRDAYALLAVQGPASPGILAPLTDVDLDGLKYYTGAPGTVAGVPALIARTGYTGEDGFELFVAPADAERLWAALTEAGAGAGLVPCGLSCRDTLRLEAGMPLYGNELSTRLTPFDAGLGRVVKFDKQGDFVGREALEAAARRAESAPPRRLVGLVAEGRRVPRAGYAVVAAADGTVIGEVTSGAPSPTLGRPIAMAYVDADRAAPGTPGVAVDVRGAREPYEVVALPFYQRKK
- the gcvH gene encoding glycine cleavage system protein GcvH, encoding MSNPEQLRYSKEHEWVSPTEDGVATIGITEFAANALGDVVYAQLPEVGSSVSAGEACGELESTKSVSDLYSPISGEVTEVNDDVVDDPSLVNSAPFEGGWLFKVRVSGEPDDLLSADEYTEFSAG